Proteins encoded together in one Coffea arabica cultivar ET-39 chromosome 2c, Coffea Arabica ET-39 HiFi, whole genome shotgun sequence window:
- the LOC113727107 gene encoding pentatricopeptide repeat-containing protein At3g53170-like isoform X2, with translation MELHLVDPATLRLFSSIHHPRTPKFSTIKSSKKDSITTSKGLQKSSQKELSRILRSEAATKNIVKKANSNKYNNLHPKAVLDALDDAIKGNDWESALKIFSLLRKQRWYIPKGQTYTKLLVMLGKCKQPNHAGLLFEIMESDGLQPTIDVYTALVGVYGFSGLLDKAFHTVDEMKSVSDCKPDVYTYSILIKCCAKLRRFDMIGKILAEMSYLGIECNTTMYNTVIDGYGKAGLFDQMEHALSEMIESGTCLPDIYTFNSVIGAFGNFGQIDKVESWFDQFQLMGIKPDIMTFNILVRSYGKASMYEKMGSVLDFMKKRFYSPTIVTFNIVIETYGKAGNVEKMEEYFLKMKHQGMKPNSITYCSLVSAYSKSGLLDKVDSIIRQVDNTDVILDTPFFNCVISAYGRTGNIEKMVELFSAMEDQQCKPDSITFASMIQAYQEQGMIEAAQELEHKMLMCSGSSEVGE, from the exons ATGGAGCTTCACCTCGTCGACCCAGCTACCCTGCGCCTCTTCTCCTCCATTCATCATCCCAGAACCCCAAAATTCTCCACCATTAAATCATCAAAGAAAGACTCAATAACCACCTCAAAGGGCCTTCAGAAGAGTTCCCAGAAGGAACTCTCAAGAATTCTCAGGAGTGAGGCTGCTACGAAAAACATAGTGAAGAAAGCAAATTCTAATAAATATAATAATCTCCATCCAAAAGCTGTTTTGGATGCCTTGGATGATGCCATTAAAGGGAATGATTGGGAATCTGCTCTTAAG ATTTTCAGCCTACTACGTAAGCAACGCTGGTACATACCAAAAGGCCAGACATATACAAAATTATTGGTAATGCTTGGCAAGTGTAAGCAGCCAAATCATGCTGGCTTGCTTTTTGAGATAATGGAGTCCGATGGGCTTCAACCGACAATTGATGTTTACACTGCACTTGTGGGTGTCTACGGCTTTAGTGGCCTCCTTGACAAGGCGTTTCATACTGTTGATGAAATGAAGTCAGTTTCTGATTGCAAGCCTGATGTGTATACTTACTCAATCCTTATCAAATGTTGTGCTAAACTTCGTCGATTTGATATGATTGGGAAAATTTTAGCTGAGATGTCATATTTAGGAATTGAATGTAACACTACAATGTACAATACTGTAATAGATGGATATGGTAAGGCTGGGCTTTTTGATCAGATGGAACACGCATTGTCAGAAATGATTGAAAGTGGCACATGCCTTCCGGACATATATACTTTCAACTCAGTTATTGGGGCTTTTGGCAACTTTGGACAGATTGATAAAGTAGAGAGTTGGTTTGATCAATTTCAGCTAATGGGAATAAAGCCGGATATTATGACGTTTAATATACTTGTCAGATCATATGGTAAAGCAAGCATGTATGAGAAAATGGGTTCTGTTCTGGACTTTATGAAGAAAAGGTTTTATTCTCCTACAATTGTTACTTTTAACATTGTCATTGAGACATATGGAAAGGCTGGAAATGTTGAGAAAATGGAAGAATATTTCCTGAAAATGAAGCATCAAGGAATGAAACCTAATTCAATAACTTACTGCTCCCTGGTTAGCGCTTACAGTAAATCTGGGCTTTTGGACAAAGTTGATTCAATTATCAGGCAAGTAGACAATACTGATGTGATATTAGACACCCCATTTTTCAACTGTGTCATCAGTGCCTATGGCCGGACTGGGAATATAGAGAAAATGGTTGAACTGTTTTCAGCAATGGAGGACCAACAATGCAAACCAGACAGCATAACCTTTGCTTCTATGATCCAAGCTTATCAAGAACAAGGAATGATTGAAGCTGCTCAAGAATTGGAGCATAAGATGTTAATGTGCAGTGGTAGTTCAG
- the LOC113727107 gene encoding pentatricopeptide repeat-containing protein At3g53170-like isoform X1, producing the protein MELHLVDPATLRLFSSIHHPRTPKFSTIKSSKKDSITTSKGLQKSSQKELSRILRSEAATKNIVKKANSNKYNNLHPKAVLDALDDAIKGNDWESALKIFSLLRKQRWYIPKGQTYTKLLVMLGKCKQPNHAGLLFEIMESDGLQPTIDVYTALVGVYGFSGLLDKAFHTVDEMKSVSDCKPDVYTYSILIKCCAKLRRFDMIGKILAEMSYLGIECNTTMYNTVIDGYGKAGLFDQMEHALSEMIESGTCLPDIYTFNSVIGAFGNFGQIDKVESWFDQFQLMGIKPDIMTFNILVRSYGKASMYEKMGSVLDFMKKRFYSPTIVTFNIVIETYGKAGNVEKMEEYFLKMKHQGMKPNSITYCSLVSAYSKSGLLDKVDSIIRQVDNTDVILDTPFFNCVISAYGRTGNIEKMVELFSAMEDQQCKPDSITFASMIQAYQEQGMIEAAQELEHKMLMCSGSSEVKLIGSWHH; encoded by the exons ATGGAGCTTCACCTCGTCGACCCAGCTACCCTGCGCCTCTTCTCCTCCATTCATCATCCCAGAACCCCAAAATTCTCCACCATTAAATCATCAAAGAAAGACTCAATAACCACCTCAAAGGGCCTTCAGAAGAGTTCCCAGAAGGAACTCTCAAGAATTCTCAGGAGTGAGGCTGCTACGAAAAACATAGTGAAGAAAGCAAATTCTAATAAATATAATAATCTCCATCCAAAAGCTGTTTTGGATGCCTTGGATGATGCCATTAAAGGGAATGATTGGGAATCTGCTCTTAAG ATTTTCAGCCTACTACGTAAGCAACGCTGGTACATACCAAAAGGCCAGACATATACAAAATTATTGGTAATGCTTGGCAAGTGTAAGCAGCCAAATCATGCTGGCTTGCTTTTTGAGATAATGGAGTCCGATGGGCTTCAACCGACAATTGATGTTTACACTGCACTTGTGGGTGTCTACGGCTTTAGTGGCCTCCTTGACAAGGCGTTTCATACTGTTGATGAAATGAAGTCAGTTTCTGATTGCAAGCCTGATGTGTATACTTACTCAATCCTTATCAAATGTTGTGCTAAACTTCGTCGATTTGATATGATTGGGAAAATTTTAGCTGAGATGTCATATTTAGGAATTGAATGTAACACTACAATGTACAATACTGTAATAGATGGATATGGTAAGGCTGGGCTTTTTGATCAGATGGAACACGCATTGTCAGAAATGATTGAAAGTGGCACATGCCTTCCGGACATATATACTTTCAACTCAGTTATTGGGGCTTTTGGCAACTTTGGACAGATTGATAAAGTAGAGAGTTGGTTTGATCAATTTCAGCTAATGGGAATAAAGCCGGATATTATGACGTTTAATATACTTGTCAGATCATATGGTAAAGCAAGCATGTATGAGAAAATGGGTTCTGTTCTGGACTTTATGAAGAAAAGGTTTTATTCTCCTACAATTGTTACTTTTAACATTGTCATTGAGACATATGGAAAGGCTGGAAATGTTGAGAAAATGGAAGAATATTTCCTGAAAATGAAGCATCAAGGAATGAAACCTAATTCAATAACTTACTGCTCCCTGGTTAGCGCTTACAGTAAATCTGGGCTTTTGGACAAAGTTGATTCAATTATCAGGCAAGTAGACAATACTGATGTGATATTAGACACCCCATTTTTCAACTGTGTCATCAGTGCCTATGGCCGGACTGGGAATATAGAGAAAATGGTTGAACTGTTTTCAGCAATGGAGGACCAACAATGCAAACCAGACAGCATAACCTTTGCTTCTATGATCCAAGCTTATCAAGAACAAGGAATGATTGAAGCTGCTCAAGAATTGGAGCATAAGATGTTAATGTGCAGTGGTAGTTCAG AAGTAAAGCTGATTGGAAGCTGGCATCACTAA